A genomic region of Thunnus albacares chromosome 2, fThuAlb1.1, whole genome shotgun sequence contains the following coding sequences:
- the LOC122970687 gene encoding protein limb expression 1-like, translating to MRMSKVQVEDSIMSYLSQSETETSPKDLNVVAMLHNFWEQKQTSQLNGSSTESDGSVRDAASQAESLLLYESAPSPGPPYVCYVTLPRGSCFGNYKVCDTLAEARRDAARVALMNSLVNELPCRRISPQFITQSLQQAARDSAVSIEDACDSSTSLGTYSLLLNSYIGRTMLEFQGMMTVFQLLHWNKTLKALRERQCSRQSVIAYYSQRGLDEYMRSSMALDWLGREQRSPGRLGEELQVAQRELVLARRRGIELRFYKEKTEILSLALSQAYIHHTPEALSQTPSHTYKQEQLPLQTLYCQDREVQITPPRSPSPTLHKNTKQTVCQISGKHLPSNGSPPSSQQTYVPLNQFE from the exons ATGAGGATGAGTAAAGTGCAAGTTGAGGACAGCATCATGTCATACCTGTCACAGAGTGAGACTGAAACAAGCCCCAAAGACT TGAATGTAGTGGCCATGCTCCATAACTTCTGGGAGCAGAAGCAGACGAGTCAGTTAAATGGTTCATCCACTGAATCAGATGGTTCTGTCAGGGATGCAGCCAGCCAGGCAGAGAGCTTGCTGCTGTATGAGTCTGCACCTTCCCCCGGTCCCCCATACGTCTGCTATGTGACTCTGCCTCGAGGAAGCTGTTTTGGTAACTATAAG GTGTGTGACACTCTGGCAGAGGCCCGTAGAGATGCGGCTCGTGTGGCTCTGATGAACTCACTTGTGAACGAGCTGCCCTGTCGGCGTATCAGCCCTCAGTTTATCACTCAGAGTTTGCAGCAGGCCGCCAGAGACAGCGCT GTTTCTATAGAAGATGCATGTGATTCAAGCACAAGTTTAGGAACCTACAGTTTGCTTCTCAACTCCTACATAGGCAGGACCATGCTGGAGTTCcag GGGATGATGACAGTTTTCCAGTTGTTGCACTGGAACAAGACACTGAAGGCTCTGAGGGAAAGGCAGTGCTCCAGACAG AGTGTGATCGCCTATTACTCTCAGCGAGGACTTGACGAGTACATGCGCAGCAGCATGGCTCTGGACTGGCTTGGACGGGAGCAGAGGTCACCTGGACGACTGGGAGAGGAGCTACAAGTGGCACAGAGGGAGCTGGTGTTGGCCCGACGTCGAGGCATAGAGCTGCGCTTCTACAAGGAAAAGACAGAGATCCTCAGTTTGGCTCTGAGTCAAGCATACATTCACCACACACCTGAGGCCCTCAGCCAGACGCCGAGTCACACATACAAGCAAGAACAACTTCCTTTACAAACATTATACTGCCAGGATAGAGAAGTCCAGATAACACCACCCCGCAGTCCCTCACCAACCctccataaaaacacaaagcaaacagtCTGTCAAATCTCTGGCAAACACCTGCCCTCCAACGGTTCTCCACCCAGCTCACAGCAGACGTATGTGCCTCTAAATCAGTTTGAATAG